The window TTCTTTCATATGCTTTCCGACCGGGAGGGAATCCTAAACTGGATGTAGGGGTGAATGCTAAAATTGTCTATAGAAATGTAGGAAAATTTGCAAATGGATATGGATTCGGTTTTGATGTGGGGGCTATTTATAAAGCAGATAACGGATGGAAATTCGGAGGTATGGTAAGGGATATTACCACTACGGTAAACTTCTGGACGATTAATCAGAAAGAACTTTCTACGGTTGTAAACGGGGAAGAGTTCAACCCTGCACCAAAAGATAAGCTTGAACTCACGATGCCAAAGCTGAATGTAGGTGCCAGTAAATTATTTGAAATCAACAGCAGTGTATACGTATTACCGGAAGCCGGTATCAATGTAGATTTTGCTAAAACCGCTTCATTGATTTCTACAGATTTCGCCAGCATCAGTCCTTACGCCGGAGCTGAACTGGGATATCAGAAAATGATTTTTGTGAGATTAGGGATCAACAGATTCCAGTCTATTACAGATATAGAAGACCTTAAAAGAAAAGTTTCTTTCCAACCGAGCGCAGGGGTTGGGATCAGATACAGAGGCCTTACACTGGATTATGCCATTACAAACTCAGGGATAGGCGGATCTAATTTCTATTCCAATTTCTTCTCGTTGAAGCTGGATATGGGAGCATTCAGAAATGATTAAAACAATAAAAATGAAAAAGGTATCAACGCTCTTGCTGGCAGTAAGTTCAGCAATGATTTTTGCACAGAAAGTTTCAGACTACAAATATGTTGCAGTTCCTGAAAAATTTGAAACATTTAAGGAAGATTATAGCTTAAAAGACCTTTTCAGTAAAGCTATGGGAGGGAAGAAGTATATAGCGCTTCCTATTATTAAAGATAACTGGCCTTCTGATGCTAAGAATAACTATTGTAATGTAGTTACTGCTGATATTCTAAAAGATAAAAGCCTGTTCAAAAATAAACTCACTGTCCAGTTTAAAGACTGTAATAATAAAATGATTCTTGAATCCAAAGGAAGTTCAAATATTAAAGATTTTGAAGAAGGTTTCCAGGATGCATTGAAGCAGGCTTTAATAACAATACCGGTATCCAACCCTGTAGAATTATTACCGGCAGCAACCAATGTGGCATCGCCTGCTCAAGTTACAACTCCGGCAACTCAGAATTCATCTCCTGAGCCTGCTACTGCTCAGGTTGTTTCCGAATCTAATACTTTCTCAAACGGGAAAATAAATCTTCAGAAAATACAGATTGACCCAAGTCAGTTTATTTTGGCTAAATCTGGTAGTTCTGTTCCGTTTGCAGCGTTCAAAACCACTTCTAAAGATTCGGTGTTCCTGGTAAAAATGGATAATGGAAATACTACAATAGGATATTTCGAAAACGGAAATATTGTAATAGATATTCCACAGGCCGACGGAAGATATTCCAAAGAAGTATTTGTCGCAAAATAACCTTACCAACAGAAATAAAAATATAAAGGCTCTTGAAAAAGAGCCTTTTATAATATATATGCTGATGTGTTTTTCATCGTTCCGGAAATTTGAAATTGGGTGGTGAATAAAATTTGACAGGATTTATAAATTGATAATGGTTTTCATAGTATTATCGTTATTAGTTGATAATACTAATTTATTAAAAAAATACAAATAATACTATTATTTAATAAAATATTTAATTATTTATTCGTTTTGTTATTGTATTTACTTTTGCTTTGAAAAATTGTTGATTTTTTATCCCGTTTTGATGAAATAGAAAACAGTGATGAAATCCTATTAAAAGTACATTTTCGTCATAAAAATAAAACAGTTTATACCACAAAGGAATTAGTGGGCATTAAAAAACTCCCAAATTACCTTTGCCTTACTTTTCCCTAAAATTTCTTCCAGAGTTTCCAGATTAGCCTCTTTGATGCGTTTTACCGACTTCAGCTTAGACAAAAGAAGTTCAATAGTTTTCTCCCCAACCCCCGGAATTTCTTCCAATTCAGATTTTATGGTAGAATTTTTCCTTCTGGTTCGGTGATGTTTTACGCCAAAACGGTGAGCTTCGTCACGCACACGCTGAAGAATCTTTAATGTTTCGGATTTTTTATCCAGGTATAAAGGTATAGGGTCTTCCGGGAAAAAAATTTCCTCCAGTCTTTTTGCGATCCCTACAATGGTAATCTTCCCATAGAGTCCCAGTAATCTGAGACTTTTTACAGCAGAAGAAAGCTGTCCTTTTCCACCGTCGATCAGAATCAGCTGCGGAAGATTTTCCCCCTCATCCAACATTCTTTTATAACGGCGGTAGATTACTTCTTCCATGGTTGCAAAGTCGTTGGGTCCTTCTACGGTTTTAGGATGGAAAATTCTGTAATCTGCTTTGCTTGGTTTGCCGTCTTTGAAAACAACACATGCCGATACAGGATTGGTTCCCTGAATGTTGGAGTTATCAAACCCCTCAATATGTCTTGGCTCTACAGGCATTCTCAGAAGTTTCTGCATTTCTGCCATAATTCTGTTGGTATGCCTTTCAGGATCTACAATCTGGACCTGTTTAAGCTTTTCCAGACGATATTCCTTCGCATTTTTTTCAGAAAGCTCTACAATTCTTTTTTTGTCTCCTACTTTAGGAACTATCAGTTTCACATTGGGTATTTCTACAGACAAATGAAATGGCAAAAGAACTTCCTTAGAATCGGAAGAAAACTTCTGCCGGATTTCTATCAAAGCTTCTTCCATAATATCTTCATCTGTTTCTTCAAGAATTTTTTTGATTTCTGTAGTGAAACTTTGAATGATATTTCCATTTCGTATCTTGAAGAAATTAACATAGGCTGCCGTTTCATCACTGGTCATTCCGAAAACGTCCACATCATCAATATTGGGATTGACCACGGTATTTTTAGCCTGATAATCCTCCAGAATATCCAGTCTTTCCTTAATGATCTGTGCTTCTTCAAATTTAAGGTTAGTGGCCAGTTTCATCATCTGATTCACCAGATAATCTTTAGCTTTCCGGAAATCTCCTTTGATGATTCCGCGGATGGCATCTATTTTTTCATCATAATCTTCCTTGCTTTCAAGATCTTCACATGGGCCTTCACAGTTTTTGATATGATATTCCAGGCAGACTTTATATTTTCCGTCTGCTATCTTGGAGGGAGAAAGATTCAGATTACAGGTTCTGAGCTTGTAAATATGCTTTATGGTATCCAATAAAATCTTTGCAGGACGTACTTTGGCATAAGGCCCGTAATATTCTGATCCGTCCTTGATGATATTTCTCGTCAGGAAAATTCGCGGGAAATCTTCATTTTTGATGCAGATCCACGGATAGGTTTTATCATCCTTCAGCATAACATTATAAAACGGCTGATGTTCCTTAATCAGATTGTTTTCCAATAAAAGCGCATCATATTCACTGTTTACAATTGTTGTTTCCAGCCGCTGGATTTTACCGACCATTATTTTGATCCTGTATCCCGAAAGATTTTTGTTGAAATAGGAGAGAACCCTCTTTTTCAGATTTTTAGCTTTCCCAACATACAAAAGCTGTTCGTTTTTATCATAATAACGATAAACGCCGGGTTCGGATGGTAAGGTTTTGAGCTGTAGTTCTAACGAAGGATTCATATAACAAAATTAAGGAAACTTTCCCTATTTAAAAAAAGAAAAACCTGCAGATGATTCTACAGGTTCCGGTATTTAGATTGAATGTTTTATCCGTGGTTCATTTCAGTATATTGGTAAATAAGAAAGCTCAAATAGTTCCACTCTACAGAATTTTTCGGATATTTTTTTATGAATTCCGCATTATCTCCAAATAAAAAATCGTAGTTGTCTTCAAAGTCATCTTTGTGAAGCCATTTTACCTTATTGCCTTTCCTTACATAATAGGATTTGATAACACCACCCCCAAAAGCTGGAGCACCTGCAAAGCCTGTAGTAGCTGTTTCTGATGCAAACGGATCGTGATAAACGGATATAAGCTCATTAAATTCAGGATTGATTACCTGCATTAAAAAAGCTCTGGGCTCTTTTTTGTTTTTTAAAGAAACAGTCTGGTTTTCATACAGAACAGCATCATCGGTTACCGATTTACTGTATTTCTTGGTACTGTAATTTCTCATGTTGGAAATAAATTTTGCCGCTTTCATGGACTTTTCAGTCTCAGTAGGATACAAATACATTTCAGCAATCTCTTCCGCAGTAAACTTCACAGGCTTTTTTGTGTCTACATCTTCGATGGTGATAGAAAGGATCTGCCCTTTTTGTCTCTCCCATGATTTGCTGTAGCCCTGGTGTTCCGTATTATCCTTTAAAATGATGGTAGAAACTTTTTTATCCGTTGCCGTATTGAAGCCCTCATTAAACAGATAACGATTCATTTCTTTCCTTTCTTCCTTGGAATATTTTACTTTCTGTGCAAAAGCAGTGGTACCTGCAACGCATAAAGCAAGCAGTAGAGTTTTCATTCTCATGTCTATTGGTTTTAATTTTCGGGGCTAAAAGTAAGAAATTAATTCACTTCTTTTAATGAAAATCTACAAGATTGAAATTTAGTTTTTCCAATTATTGTTAAATGCGTAATTTTAAGAAAATTTTTTAGAAATGATATACGGGGTAGATGTTTTTACTTTCCATGATGTTCTGGAAATCTGTAAAAAGCCAAATAAAGCGAAGCTGAACAAAGCGGCCAAAGAACAAATTTTAAAATCTCAGAAAAACGTACAGAAAATAGTAGAGTCCGACAGATGCGTATATGGAATCAATACAGGATTCGGACCATTATGTGATACTAAAATTTCGGCTGACGAAACCGCTCAGTTACAATATAATCTGATTATTTCCCACGCAGTAGGCGTTGGAAAGCCTATTGATAAAGAATTTTCCAAGATCATGATGATTGCTAAAGTGCATGCGCTTTCAAAAGGATTCTCCGGAGTTTCCCTGGAAGTTATCGAAAGAATGATCCTGATGCTGGAGAAAGATATAATCCCCGTAGTACCGGAACAAGGGTCTGTAGGAGCTTCAGGAGACCTTGCCCCGCTGGCACACTTGGTACTGCCTTTACTTGGTTTAGGACAGGTTTGGGAAGGAGATCAGGTTTCAGAAACAATGGATGTTCTGAAAAAACATGACCTTGAGCCTTTAGCTTTGGGACCAAAAGAGGGATTGGGGTTAATTAACGGAACCCAGTTTATTCTTGCTCATGCCATTAAAGGACTCGAAAAATTTGAATATTTATTAGATCTTGCAGACATGACGGCTGCCATGAGCCTGGAAGCATACAGAGGTTCTGAAAGCCCCTTCAAAAAAGAACTTCATGAGATAAGACCTTTTGAAGGCAGTAAAAAAGTAGCAGCAAGAATGCTTAAGTTTCTAAAAGGGTCAGAAAATATGAAAGCTCATGAAGACTGTGAGAGAGTTCAGGATCCTTACTCCATGCGATGTGTACCACAGGTTCACGGAGCCAGCAGAAATGCTTTTGAGCACCTCAAGGGTATGGCAGAAACTGAATTGAATTCCGTAACGGATAACCCTATCGTATTAAGCGCTGAAGAATCTATATCAGGTGGAAACTTCCATGGACAGCTGATGGCGTTGCCTTTAGATTATGCCACATTAGCCGCAGCAGAATTGGGTAATATTTCAGACAGAAGAAGCTATTTATTATTGGAAGGAAAATACGGGCTTCCAAGATTATTAACGGAAAGCTCCGGACTGAATTCCGGATTTATGATCCCGCAGTATACGTCTGCCGCTTTGGTTACAGAAAACAAAACATTGTGCTTCCCTGCATCAGCAGACTCTATCCCTACAAGTTTAGGACAGGAAGACCATGTTTCTATGGGAAGTATCTCAGGAAGAAAATTCAATCAGGTTCTTGGAAACCTTGTAAACATTCTTTCTGTTGAGTTAATGTTTGCCGCACAGGGACTTGAATTCAGAAGACCGGCAAAATGCTCTAAACTGATTGAAGAAAATATTACGATACTTCGTTCTAAAGTTGCTAAGCTGGAAGATGACAGGCTGATCGGTAAAGATATGCTGGCAATTGCAGAATTGATTAACGAAAGAAAATTTGTTGTCAACTGATCTAAAATGAAACAAAGGCTTCCGGAAGGAAGCTTTTTTGTTTTCTAATAAATAATGGCTGGGTTTAAACCTTACAGGTTTCAAAAACCTATAAGGTTTAATTCTATCCACATTCATCTTTTAATCAAATAAAAAATGCACATAATCAGAACAGATTCTACTAATAAAGATTTTCAGAACCTTGTAAAACTCCTCGATGCCACCTTGTCTGAACATAATGGTGAAAATGATGACTTCTTTGCTCAGTTCAATACAATAGATACCATCAAAAACTGTGTTGTGGCTTATATAGATGATATACCTGCAGCCTGTGGAGCTTTCAAACCGTTTTCAGAAGATACCGTAGAAATAAAAAGAATGTTTACCAATCCGGAATTCAGAAAGAAAGGATTAGGATCAGCTATTGTAAAAGATTTGGAAAAATGGGCTGCGGAATTGAACTTTAAAAAAGCAGTATTGGAAACCTCCAGAGACTTAAAAAGTGCGATCTCGATATATGAGAAAAGCGGATTTTACAGGATTCCCAATTACGGACAATATATCGGTGTAGAACAAAGTGTATGTTACGAAAAAGAATTATAGACTTTACAACTAAAGAATAATTTTCTCAATGTACAAATATTACAACCGAAGTAGTGAAAATTCCCCTCCTCCGGAGGGGTGGCGAAAATTCAAAGAATTTTTGTCGGGGTGGTAATAGCTACCTGTTTTACAATATGTTAATTTAATATTCATGTAATGCTAAATTTACATTTTTTAAGTTTTTAATTCCCGTTAAAGTGTTATATTGTGGCTCCAACCAAAATAATAACATATGAAAAAAACTGTATTCCTACTGGCAATATTTTTTGCCCTGAACTCGTGTTCCAGAGAAGAACTTCAGAACGAAAATGTAAAAACTGAAATGGCTCAGAAAGATCCATTGACGGCAAAACAGATCAACGAAAGGATCAACCAGGCTATTAAAACGGATGGAGTTTTCAACTGGAAGAATGAATCTGATCATTTTGTATGGAGCGCCGTTTTCCGCGGAAACAAAATGGTATCTATCGGCTTTGGGTCTTCTAAAGATGATTTCGACAGAAGTAAATCGCCAAACAGCGGTGATATGGAAAAAGAAGTGCTTTCTGTCATCAGAAAATATGAAGGAAAGGAAGAAAGAAACTTCATTCTTCTTTCAGATCAGTATCTTAACCAGATGGATGTTGTGATAGAAAATGAAGAAACCATAGCTGCTCTCAGACAAATGAAAAACATCCGGTATGTAGAGCCGGCAGACTATCATTATTTTGAATTTGAAGCTCAATATAATGCTGCTGCAAAATCTTCAGGAAGCGGTTCATCAGGATGTGGTTTTTCCTCAGCAACATTAAATGCAGCAGACTATACGTCTACAACACCCAGTGCAAAAATTCCATGGGCTTTTGCAAAACACAATATTCCTGATGCATGGAGCTACAGTACCGGTGCAGGGGTTACCATAGGACTTATTGACACAGGGGTTTCTCCGGAACAGACTTTATTGGGAGCAAGTTTTAATAATGGGGCTTCTTCGGGAAGAACAATCAGTAAATTCGGAGTGTATAATTCTGATGGATCCGGAGATCAGTGCGGGCACGGAACAAAAATGGCTTCTGTAATGGCCGCTCCGAGAAATACATCAGGATTACCTGTGGGAGTAGCTTACAATGCCAACCTGATTGCATACAGAGCAGCAGAAAACGTTGTATTGGAAACTTCCAGCGAACAGACTGCTGTAAAAACGGCTTTCACAGAATTAGGTAACAATACCAGCGTTAAGATCATTTCTATGTCTATGGGACATATTTTCTCTGTAGGAAAAATTGAGGACGGTGTTAAATATGCCTATTCTAAAGGAAAACTGATTTTCTGTGCCGGAGGTACTTCTACCAGTTTTACCAATTTTGTTGGGGTTATTTTCCCTGCATCCATGTCAGAAACTCAGGCCATCACCGGAGTAAAAGAAAATACATCCAATCAGAAATGTGATGTCTGCCACTCCGGAAGTCAGATCGATTTTACCTTCCAGATGGAAAGACCTTCAGGAAATACTGTTCCTGTACTGAGTTATTATAACGGACAAGCTGATTATGTAGGTGGTTCTTCAGTGGCTACGGCAGCTACTGCTGGAATTGCCGCGTTGGTTTGGGCTAAAAATCCATCATGGACAAGAGAGCAGGTACTTAACAAAATGAGACAGTCTGCTACCTACTATCCTAATGTAAATTCAAGCTACGGCTACGGAAACATCAATGTTCTGAAAGCTGTACAATAGCTAATGATTCCATAAAAAGAAAAGGAAATATCTCACCAGAGGTATTTCCTTTTTATGTACTATAATTAAGAACAGACTATCCAATCCTAACGCTCGTCATGCTCAGTGAGCCTCCAATAAGCTCATCATTAAATAAGGTGAGTTCTTCAGACGGGGCTTTCAATCCTAAAGTATACACTAAGGGAAGATAATGATCAGGCGTAGGAACGGCATACTGTAAGAAAGTTCCCTGCTTCTGATAATCAATAATATTCTGAAAATTACCGTCAAGAAGCCAGTTGTTGGTCTTTTCTCTTGCTTCTACTGCCCAATCCCAGCCGGCACCTACCGTATTGATATTTTTCCAGTCGATAAGGCGGAGGTTATGCACAATATTTCCGCTTCCAATAATCAGGATCCCTTTTTCGCGGAGCTTATTGAGTCTTTTGGCCAGATCATAATGATATTGCGGAGGTTTTGTATGATCAATGCTTAACTGAATGACCGGAATATCCGCATCAGGATACATATGTTTAATCACTGACCATGCACCATGGTCAAGACCCCAGCTGTGATCTTCTTCCACCTCTGCGGGAAGAAGAAGTTCTGCCGTTTCTCTGGCTAGTTCAGGACTTCCCGGAGCAGGATACTGCACATCAAAAAGTGCCTTTGGGAAACCATAAAAATCGTGGATGGTTTTTGGCATATCCATAGCCGTAACAAAAGTTCCGTCTGTGTACCAGTGGGCGGAAATACAAAGAATTGCATTAGGTTTAGGAATTTCTGAAGCCGCTTTCCGGAAACCCTGTACAAATTGGTTCTCTTCAATGGCATTCATAGGAGAACCATGTCCAAGAAATAAAACAGGCATTCTTTGGGTGCTTTTAAAACTGTTGCTTATGTTTTGAAGATCATTGAGGTTCATAAATATAAATATTGAAGATATTAAAAAAATAAAAGGTTCAAGGCTTTTAGAAATCCCTGAACCTTTTGTAATATATGTTATTTACTATGCCTGTTTTACAAACTGTAATTCACCAGCTACCTTTACATCATCACTCACCATTACACCTCCTGCTTCAAGCGCTGCATTCCAGTTTAATCCGAAGTCTTTTCTGCTGATTTTTCCTTCAAAAGAGAAACCTGCTTTGGTATTTCCCCATGGGTCTACATTAATTCCTCCGAAGTCTACATCAAGATTAATAGGTTTCGTAATGCCGTTGATGGTAAGATTTCCAACGATAGAATTATTTAAAGCCTGAGATTCAAATGTGATCGTAGGATGTACTTCAGCATTGAAGAATTCTGCAGACTTTAAGTGGTTATCTCTGTCTGTATTATTGGTGAATACAGAATCCGTCTGGATGGTAGCAGTTGTCTTTGCATTTGCAAAAAATTCATCTTCAGAGTCTATTTCTGCGGTGAAAGTTCTGAAGCTTCCTTTAACGTTAGAGATCATCATGTGTTTTACTTTGAAAGTAATCTCACTATGCGTAGGGTCTAAAATCCATTTTGTTGCCATTGTATTATATATTTTTTGTTTGTTATTGATAATGCAAATGTAGGATAGAGAGCATATACAAGTCATTGATATAGGATAAGAAATGAGTTTTTTTGTCAATTATCAATTTTGCTTCGCAGAGAATGGTGAATACCATATCTTTTCAACAACTAAAAATTGACTTGCGCAGCGGATTGACTATTCACAATTGACTTATTCTCAAATTCTACTATTAAGGTAAGGAATAATTTCTTTTAGTGTATGAATTCCATTTTATGAATGTTTTAATTTAACATTTCTTAACGATTGGTTTTTATTTCTTATTTTTGGTGGATTCAATTTTATACAATGAGACTACATAAATTTTCTTTATTGATGCTGGTTTTAGGCAGTTCTGCGTTTGCCCAGACCCAAAAATTTACCATGGCAGAGGCTGTAAATGGGATGAGAACCAACCTTGCTGTGAAAAATATTTCTCAGTTTTCATGGGCTGCAGACGGAAAATCATATATCCAGGCAGTGAAAGGCGGTTATCTGATCACAGATATCAAAACCAACAAACAGGATACGCTGATCTCGTTGAATCAACTGAACAGAAACCTTTCCAATGATAAGCTTAAAGCTATTCCTCCCATTAAATTTACAGGAAATACCAAGGGATATTTTACTACCGATGGTAAAATGTCATGGATCGAGAAATCAGGAAATGACTGGAAGGTTAAAAATACGGCAACCATTGATAAAGATGCTGCGAATGTGAAAATGTTTGGTGACGGTGAAACTTTCGCCTTTACCGCAAAGAATAATTTATTTGTAAACAGAAACGGAAAAACCATTGCTGTAACCAACGAAACCAATGAAAATATCATCAGCGGACAGGCGGTTCACAGAAATGAATTCGGTATTGATACGGGAATTTTTCCTGCTCCCAACTCTGAAAGTGTAGCATTCTATAAAATGGATCAGAGCATGGTAGCAGATTACCCGATCATCGACTGGTCTGTAACCCCCGCTGTAAACCACAATATCAAATACCCAATGGCCGGGCAGACTTCCCATCAGGTAACATTAGGGGTTTTCAATATCAAAACCCAATCTACTACGTTCTTAAAAGTGGAAGGCGAAAAAGATCAATATCTGACAGCTGTTACCTGGAGCCCGGATTCAAAATACATCTTTGTAGGAGTTCTAAACAGAGGCCAGAATCATATGAAAATGAATCAGTATGATGCCGCTACAGGAGAATTGGTGAAAACTTTATTTGAAGAAACAGACAGTAAATACGTAGAACCCCAGCACCCGCTTACTTTTTTCCCGAATTCTAATACAGACTTCATATGGCAGAGCCAGAGAACGGGCTACAATCATTTGTTTCACTACAGCCTTGAAAAAGGACTGATATCTCAAATCACAAAAGGGGACTGGCTGGTAACCGATATTTTAGGATTCAATGAAAAGAAAAAGGAAATCTACTTTGCATCCACAAAAGAAACTCCTCTAGAAAGACATTTATACAGAATCAACTGGACGAACTTCAAAATGCAAAAGCTGGATAATGCAGAAGGAATGCATATCGGTACATTGAGCAGTGATGGAAACTATCTTTATGATGCATACAGCAATGCCAATTCACCGAGAGTGGCCAACATTATCAATACAGCGAACTTAAAAACTACGAATATCCTGACTTCTGAAAATCCATTAAAGAATTACCAGAGACCGGAAATTAAAAACATTACACTAAAAGCAGATGACGGAACTCCTTTGTACGGAAAGATCATTCTTCCGACAAATTTTGATCCGAATAAAAAATACCCAATTATTGTTTATCTGTATAACGGACCCCACTTACAGCTGATCACCAACAGTTTTCCGGCATCAGGAAATCTATGGTATGAATACATGGCTCAGAACGGTTACGTTATTTTTACCATGGATGGAAGAGGCTCTTCTAACCGAGGAATGAAGTTCGAGCAGGCGGTATTCAGAAACCTGGGAACTACAGAAATGAACGACCAGATGAAAGGGGTAGAGTACTTAAAGTCACTTCCTTATGTAGACGGAGATAAAATGGGAATCCATGGATGGAGTTTCGGCGGATTTATGACAACCAGCTTCATGCTTCGTAAACCGGATGTATTTAAAGTAGGAGTAGCAGGAGGGCCGGTAATCGACTGGAGCATGTACGAGATCATGTACGGAGAAAGATATATGGATACTCCTCAGGAAAATCCGCAGGGATATGCAACTGCTAATCTTCTGGATAAAGTGCAGAACCTGAAAGGGAAATTACTGATGATCCATGGAGCTCAGGATGATGTCGTAGTATGGCAGCATTCTATTAAATTTATTAAGTCTGCTGTGGATAACGGGGTTCAGCTGGATTACTTTACGTATCCGGGACATCCGCATAACGTGATCGGGAAAGACAGAGTTCACCTGATGCAGAAAATCACAGATTATTTTGATCTGTATCTGAAGAAATAATAATACAATCCAGTCTAAAACAAGGCTGGATTTTTTTGAATATTACCTTAACCTTATTGTATTATGCTAAATTTAGATTGCTTCGCTTTGCTATCAATGACAATACCGTGTTATTAGTGGAAAATTAGTGTTATTTGTATTTTAAAAAACAATACTTCCGATCTTAACAAACATCAATGTTTTTGATTTTGTATAGTGGTATTTTTGTAGTACTAAAATCAACAATATGGAATTAGGAATAGGGATGTTCGGAGATCTGGCTTTAGACCCGTCTACCGGAAAATATAAAGATGCAGGAATCAAAATCCGTGAAATACTGGATCAGGTAAAATTCATGGATGAGGTAGGAATTGATGTTTTCGCAATGGGAGAACACCACCGTCCGGATTATGCTGTTTCCTCTCCGGAGATCGTTTTGGCAGCAGCAGCAAGCATTACCAAAAATATAAAGCTGGCCAGTGGAGTGACTGTTTTAAGTTCTTCTGAACCGGTAAAAGTATATGAAGATTTTTCAACACTGGATCTTATTTCAGACGGAAGAGCAGAGATATTCGTGGGACGCGGAAGTTTCATTGAATCATTTCCCCTCTACGGTTATTCGCTGAAT of the Chryseobacterium aureum genome contains:
- a CDS encoding S9 family peptidase, producing MRLHKFSLLMLVLGSSAFAQTQKFTMAEAVNGMRTNLAVKNISQFSWAADGKSYIQAVKGGYLITDIKTNKQDTLISLNQLNRNLSNDKLKAIPPIKFTGNTKGYFTTDGKMSWIEKSGNDWKVKNTATIDKDAANVKMFGDGETFAFTAKNNLFVNRNGKTIAVTNETNENIISGQAVHRNEFGIDTGIFPAPNSESVAFYKMDQSMVADYPIIDWSVTPAVNHNIKYPMAGQTSHQVTLGVFNIKTQSTTFLKVEGEKDQYLTAVTWSPDSKYIFVGVLNRGQNHMKMNQYDAATGELVKTLFEETDSKYVEPQHPLTFFPNSNTDFIWQSQRTGYNHLFHYSLEKGLISQITKGDWLVTDILGFNEKKKEIYFASTKETPLERHLYRINWTNFKMQKLDNAEGMHIGTLSSDGNYLYDAYSNANSPRVANIINTANLKTTNILTSENPLKNYQRPEIKNITLKADDGTPLYGKIILPTNFDPNKKYPIIVYLYNGPHLQLITNSFPASGNLWYEYMAQNGYVIFTMDGRGSSNRGMKFEQAVFRNLGTTEMNDQMKGVEYLKSLPYVDGDKMGIHGWSFGGFMTTSFMLRKPDVFKVGVAGGPVIDWSMYEIMYGERYMDTPQENPQGYATANLLDKVQNLKGKLLMIHGAQDDVVVWQHSIKFIKSAVDNGVQLDYFTYPGHPHNVIGKDRVHLMQKITDYFDLYLKK